From one bacterium genomic stretch:
- a CDS encoding TetR/AcrR family transcriptional regulator, protein MLREPIKPKRRNLPENERKEMILDAALESFATHGYDTCNVDAIAELAGTGKGTIYRHFPSKLELFAAVVERGHTALLQRFANLVEEKCEVAEHITTGLTQFVDFFVEYPNYYRVMMIEQPEVRLKVKLDMDAGYHHFLKVIAATVKEDIRAGRIKKVDSEFAAEYFLSLMKLIVERQLYGKGHSRRKDIREAVEITLKGLMR, encoded by the coding sequence ATGTTAAGAGAACCAATCAAGCCAAAACGGCGCAATTTGCCGGAAAACGAGCGCAAAGAGATGATTCTCGATGCGGCGTTAGAATCGTTTGCGACCCACGGTTACGACACCTGCAATGTCGATGCAATTGCGGAATTGGCAGGCACGGGCAAGGGGACGATATACCGTCATTTCCCATCGAAATTGGAGCTGTTTGCGGCAGTAGTTGAACGGGGGCATACCGCTCTACTGCAACGATTTGCCAATCTCGTAGAAGAGAAATGCGAAGTAGCTGAGCATATCACGACGGGATTGACACAATTTGTTGACTTTTTTGTCGAATATCCGAATTATTACCGGGTGATGATGATTGAGCAGCCGGAAGTGCGGCTCAAAGTCAAGTTGGATATGGATGCCGGGTATCATCACTTTTTGAAGGTAATTGCCGCCACTGTGAAGGAAGATATTCGCGCCGGGCGCATCAAGAAGGTCGATTCGGAATTCGCGGCAGAATATTTTCTATCGCTAATGAAACTGATAGTTGAACGCCAGCTTTATGGCAAAGGCCACTCCCGTCGCAAAGATATCCGAGAGGCTGTGGAAATTACGTTGAAGGGACTTATGAGATGA
- the corA gene encoding magnesium/cobalt transporter CorA translates to MIRSFYYTTDDGLNYAEGISEFQKLCARRDSVLWVDLSSPTDEESYVLTSEFKFHPLAIEDVLSEMSHPKIDDYDTYLFTIVQVLGPPVQETEIEAKGIGLFLTQNAVVTVHFHQVPSLDSVAQRLQRDSRLISRGADFLFHTMLDHIVDTYFSAQNTMEKEVDGVEAEVFEDPDQDILKKMFRIRRDLAIIRRVIVPQSEIMSQFTREKFDVITPKAAIYFSDINDHLHVMISTADNQRDSINSAMDLYFSMVSTKTNAVIKFLTILSALFLPATFIVGFYGMNFETIPEFRWKFGYPFAVLLIVGVIVGLLWFFKRKKWI, encoded by the coding sequence ATGATCAGGTCATTTTACTATACCACCGACGACGGATTGAATTATGCCGAAGGAATTAGCGAATTCCAGAAGCTTTGCGCACGACGCGACAGTGTGCTGTGGGTTGATTTGTCCTCGCCGACCGACGAAGAGTCGTATGTCCTGACATCGGAGTTCAAGTTCCATCCTCTGGCGATTGAAGACGTTCTGTCGGAAATGTCGCATCCCAAAATAGATGATTACGACACATACTTGTTCACGATTGTGCAAGTACTTGGTCCACCGGTGCAGGAAACCGAGATCGAGGCAAAGGGCATCGGGCTGTTTCTGACGCAGAATGCAGTCGTGACAGTGCATTTCCATCAGGTACCATCGCTGGATTCAGTGGCGCAGAGGCTTCAGCGCGACAGCCGGCTGATTTCACGCGGTGCGGACTTTTTGTTCCATACGATGCTCGATCATATCGTTGACACGTACTTCAGCGCGCAGAACACCATGGAGAAGGAAGTAGACGGGGTAGAGGCGGAAGTGTTCGAAGATCCAGATCAGGATATTCTCAAGAAGATGTTCCGGATCAGGCGAGATTTGGCGATTATCCGGCGCGTGATTGTGCCGCAGTCGGAAATCATGTCGCAGTTTACAAGAGAGAAGTTTGATGTAATAACACCGAAAGCGGCGATTTACTTTTCGGATATCAATGACCATCTGCATGTGATGATTTCTACCGCGGATAATCAGCGCGACTCGATCAACTCGGCAATGGATTTGTACTTCTCGATGGTATCGACCAAGACCAATGCCGTAATCAAGTTTCTGACGATACTTTCGGCGTTATTTCTCCCGGCAACATTCATTGTAGGGTTCTACGGAATGAATTTCGAGACGATACCGGAATTCCGGTGGAAATTCGGCTATCCTTTTGCGGTACTTCTGATTGTGGGGGTAATTGTCGGGCTTCTGTGGTTCTTCAAAAGAAAAAAGTGGATATAA
- a CDS encoding TolC family protein encodes MKIVARLLALVMFVVLSGIVADQATARTLTIEDAVAEALRSNQDYLIARSELEKAEAEIQKATADAYPHLSLGSTYSRYLLVPEVVFGGQTFKMGSDNQIDAGLTVTQPIWQGGKVLAAIKIAHTYRKYVEEAVNETGAEIAFAVRNTFLDVILARDVVSVYRDALATAELNLEMVDKMQSQGVVSEYEKLRAEVEVANLRPQLLQAQNQSELALHALRNLLSMDLTEPLELQYSYDASSNVQTLNLVRLTELAVANRASLRQREHLKEITRRAVGIAKSEGSPKFDFVSQYGWRYQSDDLGLNGKDWSPNWVASISLSYPIFNGFSTKASVRKAKVDKLQAELGYEKTREQVEFQVRDAYLRYSEAVERLQSQLKTIEQAEEGLRIARIRYQNGVGTQLEILSSESALTLARTNHVQATHDVALAVYRLQRVTGSDNFDALKEQ; translated from the coding sequence ATGAAAATAGTTGCGAGGCTGTTGGCCTTGGTGATGTTCGTCGTGTTGTCGGGGATAGTTGCAGATCAGGCGACGGCGCGGACACTAACTATTGAGGATGCCGTAGCCGAGGCATTGCGTAGTAATCAGGATTACCTGATAGCGCGTTCGGAGCTTGAAAAAGCCGAAGCTGAAATACAGAAGGCGACGGCTGATGCGTACCCGCATCTGAGCCTGGGTTCGACCTATTCGCGCTATCTGTTGGTGCCAGAGGTGGTGTTTGGAGGGCAGACGTTCAAGATGGGGTCGGACAATCAAATTGATGCAGGGTTGACCGTGACGCAGCCGATTTGGCAAGGCGGCAAGGTACTGGCGGCAATCAAGATTGCTCACACCTACAGGAAGTATGTCGAAGAGGCCGTCAACGAAACGGGAGCGGAGATTGCATTTGCGGTTCGGAATACGTTTCTGGATGTGATTCTGGCTCGCGACGTTGTTAGCGTTTACCGCGACGCTTTGGCAACGGCGGAATTGAATCTGGAGATGGTTGATAAGATGCAGTCCCAGGGGGTTGTTTCAGAATATGAAAAACTCCGCGCCGAGGTTGAGGTCGCGAACTTGCGTCCGCAACTACTGCAAGCGCAAAATCAATCGGAACTGGCGCTGCACGCGCTGAGAAATCTGCTTTCAATGGATCTGACGGAGCCGCTGGAGCTTCAGTACTCCTATGATGCAAGTTCGAATGTTCAGACCCTGAACCTTGTGCGGTTGACAGAATTAGCTGTTGCCAATCGGGCGTCGCTGAGGCAGAGGGAGCACTTGAAGGAAATCACCAGACGCGCTGTGGGAATTGCCAAGTCGGAAGGTTCGCCAAAGTTTGATTTTGTTAGTCAATATGGCTGGCGTTACCAGTCGGATGATCTTGGGCTAAACGGCAAGGACTGGTCGCCGAATTGGGTCGCTTCGATATCGTTGTCCTATCCAATCTTCAATGGATTCTCGACCAAGGCATCGGTCAGAAAAGCAAAGGTCGACAAGCTGCAAGCCGAGTTGGGATATGAAAAAACTCGTGAGCAGGTTGAATTTCAGGTTCGCGACGCATACCTGCGCTACAGTGAAGCGGTAGAGCGACTGCAGTCGCAGCTTAAGACGATTGAACAAGCAGAAGAAGGGTTGCGAATCGCAAGGATTCGATACCAGAATGGTGTCGGTACGCAACTGGAAATACTTTCATCGGAGTCGGCGTTGACATTGGCGCGCACAAATCACGTGCAGGCAACTCACGATGTCGCGCTGGCGGTTTATAGACTTCAGCGGGTTACAGGTTCGGATAATTTCGATGCACTTAAGGAGCAATAG
- a CDS encoding flippase-like domain-containing protein, with translation MIKNLDWKKVLGVAVAIGLLFLSFYKVNLRELWTSIAQLNYLYLLASFGAAVPMNWAKGMRWRALIREVKPVSKTRMFALFHVGQMINLSLPALTGQAGRIVMLSKAEGLSKTLCFTTVAMEVLFDGISLIVLVYLASFIFAFPVWLRQAEIYAAIGIGVFLCVAFLVWRNKRALEYFGKTRIKRRFPNLYTKLQKWTQSMISGLTSLKSGRGILEVSYYSILVWLFHVLVAVTLILAFKLDIPAWAGVVVVIINSFLLMIPISPGNIGSFQIIVISVLHELFKVPRAEAAAFSLVLHFMDIVPVFVIGIYFLFTNHITFKKLRAEAEIEAQKADTTETLQP, from the coding sequence TTGATCAAAAATCTGGATTGGAAGAAGGTCTTGGGAGTAGCGGTGGCAATTGGCCTGCTATTCTTAAGCTTCTACAAAGTTAATCTGCGCGAGTTGTGGACAAGTATCGCCCAACTCAACTATCTCTATCTATTAGCGTCGTTTGGTGCGGCCGTACCAATGAACTGGGCCAAGGGGATGCGTTGGCGGGCTCTGATTCGAGAAGTCAAGCCTGTGTCAAAGACGCGCATGTTTGCTTTGTTCCATGTCGGGCAGATGATCAATCTTTCGTTGCCGGCATTGACCGGGCAGGCGGGGCGGATTGTCATGCTTTCAAAGGCTGAAGGGCTCTCCAAGACGCTGTGCTTCACGACCGTGGCGATGGAAGTGCTTTTTGACGGAATCAGCTTGATAGTACTCGTCTATCTGGCTTCGTTTATCTTTGCCTTCCCGGTTTGGCTGAGACAGGCGGAGATTTACGCGGCAATCGGGATTGGCGTATTCCTATGCGTCGCCTTCCTGGTTTGGCGGAATAAGAGGGCGCTGGAGTATTTTGGCAAGACGCGAATCAAGCGCCGTTTCCCCAATCTGTATACGAAACTGCAGAAATGGACGCAGTCGATGATCAGCGGGTTGACCTCGCTCAAGAGTGGTCGGGGAATCCTTGAGGTCAGCTATTATTCGATATTGGTGTGGTTATTCCATGTGCTGGTTGCAGTCACACTGATCCTGGCATTCAAACTTGACATTCCGGCGTGGGCGGGCGTGGTAGTGGTAATTATCAACTCGTTTCTCCTGATGATACCGATATCGCCAGGAAACATCGGTTCGTTCCAGATTATCGTAATCAGTGTACTGCATGAGCTGTTTAAGGTGCCAAGGGCAGAAGCAGCCGCGTTCAGTTTGGTGTTGCATTTCATGGATATTGTTCCGGTCTTTGTCATCGGGATATACTTCCTGTTTACGAATCACATTACCTTCAAGAAGCTCCGCGCCGAGGCCGAAATTGAGGCTCAGAAGGCAGACACGACGGAGACACTTCAACCTTGA